The genome window CTCGTGATTCGCATGATATAGTTTTCAATCGGAGCAGGCTTGGCCTTCGTGAGGTGCCGTATGGGATGGAGGAATGCTTTGAGATACGAATTTGCTGCCCGGTGATGATCAATCGACCAAAAAGCCAAATTTGCAGACAACAGCGGCGGGCATCATCTAGAATGTTTGCAGGGCATTTACTTGTCCACTGCCGCGAGTTGTCAGTGAGAACCCAAGAGAGCTAATCTGAGGGAGCCATCACATCTTCGTATCTCAAGTCACATACATAGTCGCAAACACTTCAATAGCTGTAGGAAAACAAATGCGCATTCTATATTTCACTTTTGGTCCCACTCTACAATACAACAGATCCACGAACTCTTGTCGTGACGTTGCAGCAAAAAATACTCGTACATTGTTCCATCCTCTATTGCGTCTTCTTAGCGCCAGCGGCTGACTTGACAGGCTGACTGTACATCCACACGATGCAGAACGACAGGAATCCAACAATGGTAGCTGAGATGCCAGTCAAACCGGGCCAAGCGCCGTTGATCACGTAACTTCGGGGGTACTCGTCGTGAGCCATGTGTCGAACGCTGACAGttcgcttctcctcaaggTTAGTCAGGAAGGGTCGCTTGTAGTTGAccatgaagttgaagatgccGTGCTGGTCGGGAAGAACAAAGTCGGTGCCGTAGACAGTCTCGTGCTCACCGACGTGAACGGGCTTCAGGGAGATGCGGTGGAAAGGGGACAGCATGGAGAACTCGAGCTGGAGGTGGTCGCCCTCAGGGAGGTGGAAGGGTTGCCAGTCGTTCCAGGCGTACTCGGAGACGGAAATGCTGTAGGTCTTTGAATTGTTAGTGAGGTCAATCATGTCAGGGCAGGTCTCTACATACAACATCGTTCTTGATGCGGTACAGCTCAGGATTGGTCTCGTTGTCACCCTTGAGGTGATGCTCAATCTTGTTCACTCGTAGAACACCAAGCTCCTGGAATGTCCAACCAGCCAAGTTGGTGACAAACTCCTTGTTGGCAGGGAAGATAGCCTTTCCACCCTGTCGAGTGACCTTGGTATCAAAAGCCTTGTCCTGGAGCATCTCAGCAGCACCAATGACAGTGACACGCGCAGAGTTGCGAGCCTGGAAGACAGAGACAAGAGCAAGTTGCTTTCCAGCAGCGAACAACTCATCAGGCTCGACAGTATCAGCCTGCTCCTTGGGGTTGTAGCTATAAGCGGTAGGGGGCGCTCGAAGAACAGGTGTAAGAAGAGGTCCTGAACCAAGAGTGTGGCCAATGGCGTGAGGAACGGAGATGAATGCGCCGGGAATCTCGAAGTAATCCTTGAGACCGGGACGAACGTTGCGAGGAGCGTCGAGAACGAGGGTGTCGTGTGTCTCGGCGGCGGAAACGGCATCATAGGTGAAGTGGTCGACGACCTTGCCGTTGCGCTCAGCGGGAATGGTAACATCGAGTTGATCGAGGACGGAGACGAGAGTAACAGGGACTTTATGGGTAGCGGACATAGTCAGGAGGATGTTTCCGCCGgcgttgatgaagtcgaCGATGGCATTGGGGGTCAAATTGGGTCCCAGGCCTGCGCCAGTCAGTACAGTTGTATTCTCAAGGAACAAGACATGACGAacccttgatcttggtggGGAGAAAGACAAGATGATCATAACTCCTCTCACCATACTTGAACAATGTCAAATCATCGCTCTTTGGTGTCTCATACGTGATATCATAACCTCGTTCTATCAATTGTAAGCttcaccatcaacaccactgCTCATGGGGGGTTTCATACCAGACAAGTCGCGGAAAAACGTAGTATACgcctccttgtccttgggcGTATCGAGAATAACCAGTAATCGATTACCAGTTGTGCTTACGGCCGAAACCAGCGCCGCGAAGAGAAAGACCACGAGACTCAAGAGTGACCGCATTGTGTGGTGAGAATGTGGTTTTGAGTTGGGGGATTATAATGTTTGGTGCAAGTTTGGACAGCTTGCGAGTAGAGCTCTCAGTGGAACCTACGGGCGTAGTAGCTTGCGTTGGCGTTTTAGGGATACGTAGCCTTCAGTGGGGGAACGGGATGTGAAACTGCGGATGCACTAGTCCTTTTATGGTAGCGACTCTAGAGCTCTGTAAAGTTGGGTACAGGAAATAATCCGATGCCCGCGGCTTGGTTTTTCCGGAGATACGATTGGACCATTGCTCGagaccatcatcaccaccaagatTGAACGACAAACACCACATCGTCAATTGAGTATGACCAGTCAACCGCTACGCTATTGTTAGTTTCTGTGCTAATTGATATAGGCCATCATGTCTGCCGCTCCCCTCTTCTGGCAAACTCCCCTCAAGTACTGCCGCTGGGCAGCCCGCGAGCGTCCCGCCCTCTTCTGGTCCGTCATCATCGGCGCAGCAGGCCCCGTCGCCATGCCAATTGTTCCTCCGATCCGATACTACTTTGGCGATGTCGACGCTCCTCCCGTTCCCGTCACCTATCCCAGTGCGTTCCCCTCCTCGACCTCAATCCCCAATGCGAGACTAACATGCACAGTCCCCTCTGGTCCCAGGAAACAGCTCACCGGGTACGACGACTAAACATCTCGAATTGAAAGACGAAGGAAATATCACGGCTCGGAATGAGCATATCTTTGTACAAACTACGGCGTTTCCCGATGCGAGGGAGAGAAGGGATATCATAGAGGAAGAAAGGGACGAGAAGATCCAGCAGCAATTGACGCTTCAATTCGATTTTTCTACAATCAATCCATCCACCGGCTGTCTACATTTCGATACCTATATATGTGTGTGTCGTGTGTGAGGATGTGCGCGAGTCGTTGATTTTCTAAACATGCGTATAAACATCAAACAGGAAACGCCGCAGCGATGTgcaagaagccaagaaacagaatatcatccttctctttAATCATACGAGGCTATGCCGGTGGTCATATCGAACTGATGTCCGATTCGGTAGGGAAAAACTCTATCTCTCCCTGCTCAGTAGATTCCATTCGTACTAGAACCCGTTAGTTTGAGGATTTATGAGGGAAGTGGGAGATACTTACAACTcgaccatcatcatcacctgtGTAGACGCATGTGGGCATTGGACTTATGCACGTTATGCCTGCCTCTGTGTTGGCACCCTTGTCATTCTTATAGTCAACATGGTCAAGCTTTCTGAGGAGCTCAAGCGTCCATCGGCTGCCCACGATGCTGCGTCGCCAGACGTTGACTCTGCCGCGCTTGTGGCCTGTGAAGATCAAGTAATTATCAAGCCACTCGTTGCCAGCACCTTCGTAAAAGGCGCATGAGTGGATATAGTCATCCTGCTCGAAACAGACATTCTGTTCAAGAAGTAGTGTGCCGTTGAGGGTGTAAAGTATCACGTTGGGCCCAGAGCAGAGAAGAATCTCACCCGAAATGTCGTTGATACGTGCACATTCAACAGGTCGTACCAATGGCAGCTTTCGAATGAACGACAGTCTGTTCAGATCCCACAAGAATGCTTGTCCATCTGCAGAAACAGTTAAAAGTGTGCTGAACGCTTTGCTGACTGCAATCGTTGTGACAGGCGACTTGTGACCAAAAAGACTAGACCTCGGCAGCAACTCAACCGGCTTTCCAGGTAGAGTCTGTAGTGCGTAAACCGAGACAACACAATCCTCTCCAGCAGTGATCAAGGTTTTGGAGTCGGCAAAACAAGCACAAGAGATCTGGCCGATGTGAAGGTTCTCAAAGAGTCCAGCAGGCTTTGTTGAGTTAGCGACGTGGCCAGATCGAGGAACAAGGTTTTGTATTACCTTTCGGTTGtcgctgaagaagaagcgaatgCTATTGTCTGCGTATCCCCATTCAAGGAATTTGTCGTATGGTGGGAAGTTGAGACGGAATGGAGAAGCACACAGCAAGCGGTCGAGTTTGGAGGCATGAATGAGTGAGGCTACACGTTCGTGGCTTTCTATTCAGTCGGTTAGTGATGTCTGACGTTTAAAGTAAACAGTCCTTACCAAGGAGTGGGTGCGGCAGACAGCCCAACGAAAACACACTGGTGTCTAATCGTCTAACTGGACTCTTGACGTGTTCTCTAGCAGGATGCGACTTCATGAACACTTGATGAGGCGTCTGTCCAAAGTTATGAATCACACCGGCTAGAATAGCTCGCTCCTTTGCATCCGTGATGCTGTCCAAATCTGTCGCACCACGGTACGAAAGATGATGGAACACATTGAGGTTTTCCACAGCAGCTTCACCTCGTTGCTTATAGCCAAATACCAGATCAATCCACTGGTGTAGGTTCTCGCTCACATACGGACTTTCAAGCGCCTCTCTAtgcttggcgatgaagatTCGAGGATCCCCTTTGGCCCATGGCGGAAGCTCAACGTGGTCGACCTTAACGCCGTTGCTCTCACGATTGCCAAAGTTGTAGCCATTGACATTAGTCAGGAATTCTGGCAGACAGTAGAACTCAGGGATGAGTTCTCTCACATCAGCCTTGTTTTTGCAAGATGCTGATTTCCAGGCTTCTGGGATTGACTGGAACAGACGGTCGGCGTGGTCGAAGCTTCCACCTTGCAGCAGTATGTACGATTGGACGAATGGCGGTAGACGGATCAGGTATGATGAGACAATCATGGCAGAAGAGTAGTGTGTGCCATAGTGGAATGGTATTTCCCCAATCTCTGCCAACGCATTGTAGCTCTCGACAAAGCCTCCCACTCTGTTCGGTGTTTGGGCACCCATTGGCTTTGACAGATCGCGGAAGGTGTTGGGGTCATCAAGGTCCAAGTCTTCGCTTGTATAATCAGCCAGAACCCATGGAAAGACTGGGTATTGAGTCAAATCGTTGAACGTCCTGCCAGCCATAGTGTTGACCATCATAAGATAGTGGAAGTTGGAGATCTCGCCCTTTTGCCATTTCTTAAGGAGAGGGTTCCATGGCGATGAGTTGAAGAATGTGCCAAACTTGGATCCAAACCCTTGAGGCGACTCGTCAAAGACCTTGAGAGACTCCAGGCGCCAAGCATCTTCAGGGTTCGGAAGCGTGTTTGCGCCGCTTGTGTGAGGTGCCTTGTTGAGCATTTTCACGAACAGGTTATCTCGCACCACAGGGTTGATCGTAGTCAAGAGATAGCTTCGACCGTCAGTGAAGAACACCTCAATCGCAACGTCTCGGAACAAGAACCGACGCTTGGAAATGCTAATAACGTCCTGCCACCGCCAGTGCCTCGATTCCTGCTCCTTATTGTTCTGTCGCTTCTCAGAAGTCTTAGCGTCCGTGACAATCTGAGAGAAAGGATCGCGCTCTTCAGGGGGAGCCTGCCAGACATTGACGATGTCACCGTTGGCACACTGGAACACGTTGTCCATTATGTAAAGGGCATCCTTGCCTATTATGAGGATTCCTTCACATGCTTCCAGGCCAATGATGCGTGAGATATTGTACGCAGATTGGACTTGGTCTCCACGCTCCAATCGTCGCATAACTTTGCGGTTCTTGTCCTCGAAACCTTCGTCTCCTTCGTTGGGATCATTAGGGTCGTCCACGAGCTCAAAATCATCCTCGGGCGCAACACCGGAGCTGGGTTGCTCGGCTGGCTCAGTGGATTCTGGCTCCTCTGTGAATTGAGGCTGTTCAGTATTGCCATCCAAAGCCGATGCAGCGCTTGGCTTCGTTGGCGTCACAGCGGAAGCCTGGATCGAAGGAGCTGGACTGGCCGACGTATTGATCCGGAGAGTCTGCAGTACCTCACTGGCCTTTCTCTTCGGTTGATACTCATCCTTACTGAATGTAAAATCCGGAAGGACCCTGAGCCTCATTCGATTTCGTCCTTCTGTGCGGTCAAGCTTCCACTTGGGTATAGCTGCCTCACTGAACACCGCGCCAGGCCTCATAAGATCCCGCTCCATCTTGGTGTAAGCCGCGCTTAGGAATACTAGGTCATCTTGTTGGTCCTGCATGAGTCGCTGATACTTGAAGTACTCAGAGTTGTAGATGCTCTTCATCCAAGCGCTGTTACCAATATCGTGACTGAGGAGAAtcttctctgtgctgatGCTCTCCGCATGCAATGATCTGAGTTTATCTTTGCGCTTGGCGAGACGAACTTTGGCTGTCTCTGAAGTCCGCACATTTTCTGAACTGACAAAATCTTCCCATGTTTTGGACATGCCGCCAAAGAAGAGGACATCTAGTGATGGGCGGTGCTTATCAACCCAGTCAACGAATGATTCATCATCCACACCTGTCAACTTCTGAAAGTCCTTCGAAAGCTGCTTTTGGTCTGGCGACATGCAAGAGCGGATCAGCGTAGCAGATTCCTCTGGCTTCTGCACCAAGATAATGCGTAAGAAGTTAGCTGCCGCAATACGAAGGGGCATCTTGTCGCCAATGAGTTTCGTGTAGAGCTGGTACCAGAAGAGTTTAAGGAACTCGTCCTCGCTGGTAAAGCAACCGAGAATTGACATCTGCCAGTACACCATCTTGTCCATAAACTGCTTGGCCTCCACCAAAGTGGTCTCTTGGTTGTCAAGATCCGATAACCTCAGAAGAATGATCCTCAGTAAACAGCTTCGGATTGTAGCGACAGCCTGGCTGCAAAGTCGGACACTCTTGAGGTTCGAGATGTCCGGACGCTGCAGAAATTCGAGAAGCATGCCAACAAAGTCAATCATAGCTTCGGCGCCATTCATGAACCATCCCTCAAAGATGGCCTCTGACATATGTGTGCAGAACCGAGAAAGGTTGGTCAGTACACGAGGCTCGCAGATTGCTTTCTGATTGAGCTGAACATTATTCGTCAATTGAGCAATCACATGCTTCAATATGTAAGACTCAAAGTACGCTTGGTGTTCACGGAACCCAGGAGGGACTTTAGTAAACAGGCCGAACCCTGGGAAATCTTTCCGTGCGAGAAGCTGGTCCATAAAGACATTTACCACCAGCTCTAAGAGTCCATCCAAGATATCGCTACTAGGCTTCTTGCTTGGTACTGATCTCAATGAAGGCAGCGCTGGGTTCAATCGAGCTGGACTGGGCCCGACTGGTGACTTTTGTTGGGTGAGTAGGATAAACGACGAGGCTCTTCGCAGTGGTGTGCcctttggtggtgttgactGAGGCGAGGGTACTGGATCCACGCTTGTCGTTCGCACTATAGGCGTGGCATTTGAGGCACTACCACTAATTGGACGAATGATAACATCAGTTCCCTCAAATGTCAGAGCCGTATCGCCAGAGTTCAACTCGGTTTCGGGCGTCACCGCATCGGCACTAACGATGACTGGGTAGAGTGCTGATAGCAACAGTCTCACCCACTCCGAGTTCAAAGCAAAGTCCCTGAATTCGGTTGAACGTGCATGGAGATCCGAAAGGAAGCGAATGACTGTATGTAGAACACTAGCATAGCTTGCAACTCGTTCACTGTCTCGCGAGAAGTTGGAGCGCGTCTCAAGGGCAGTGGCCAAGTTCATGGAGCTTGCTCGCGGGCGTAGTTCGGTGGATGATGCGTGCTTCTTAAGCGCAAAAGA of Fusarium oxysporum Fo47 chromosome I, complete sequence contains these proteins:
- a CDS encoding Dolichyl-diphosphooligosaccharide--protein glycosyltransferase subunit WBP1 — translated: MRSLLSLVVFLFAALVSAVSTTGNRLLVILDTPKDKEAYTTFFRDLSERGYDITYETPKSDDLTLFKYGERSYDHLVFLPTKIKGLGPNLTPNAIVDFINAGGNILLTMSATHKVPVTLVSVLDQLDVTIPAERNGKVVDHFTYDAVSAAETHDTLVLDAPRNVRPGLKDYFEIPGAFISVPHAIGHTLGSGPLLTPVLRAPPTAYSYNPKEQADTVEPDELFAAGKQLALVSVFQARNSARVTVIGAAEMLQDKAFDTKVTRQGGKAIFPANKEFVTNLAGWTFQELGVLRVNKIEHHLKGDNETNPELYRIKNDVTYSISVSEYAWNDWQPFHLPEGDHLQLEFSMLSPFHRISLKPVHVGEHETVYGTDFVLPDQHGIFNFMVNYKRPFLTNLEEKRTVSVRHMAHDEYPRSYVINGAWPGLTGISATIVGFLSFCIVWMYSQPVKSAAGAKKTQ